A genomic stretch from Anabaena cylindrica PCC 7122 includes:
- a CDS encoding ParA family protein: MSRIIALFNQSGGVGKSTLTMNLGYHLAQRHPNRVLLIDMDPQASLTTFMGLEPENLTKTVYEAAVGEEPLTIHPEPIHGMSLVPSNINLSAAELELVSALMREMRLKNAIAPILDKYDFILIDCPPSLGILSVISLVAATHVLVPIQCQFKSFQGTDLLLNTVARLRKAANRSLAIAGFIPTMYDARTAQESRTFKAISEQLSPLATVYEPISKAIAFADASEARLPLALFNRKHPAVDVLEKISLGLEKLK, from the coding sequence ATGAGTCGCATTATTGCGCTATTTAACCAGTCTGGCGGTGTGGGGAAAAGCACTTTAACAATGAACTTGGGGTATCATTTAGCGCAGCGTCATCCTAACCGTGTGCTGTTGATTGACATGGACCCACAAGCAAGCTTGACCACATTTATGGGACTGGAACCAGAGAATCTCACAAAAACTGTGTACGAAGCTGCTGTAGGAGAAGAACCATTAACCATACATCCTGAACCAATTCATGGAATGTCGTTAGTCCCGTCAAATATTAATTTAAGTGCTGCTGAACTAGAATTGGTATCTGCCCTCATGCGAGAAATGCGCCTCAAAAATGCGATCGCTCCTATACTGGACAAATATGATTTTATTTTGATAGATTGTCCTCCTAGTTTGGGTATTTTGAGTGTGATCAGCTTAGTGGCAGCAACCCACGTTTTAGTTCCCATTCAATGTCAATTCAAATCGTTTCAAGGAACAGACTTGCTATTAAATACGGTAGCGAGACTCCGCAAAGCTGCAAATCGTTCTTTGGCGATCGCCGGCTTTATACCGACAATGTATGATGCTCGCACTGCTCAGGAAAGCAGAACTTTCAAAGCCATTTCAGAACAACTGTCACCACTGGCCACAGTCTACGAACCCATTTCCAAAGCTATTGCTTTTGCCGATGCTAGTGAGGCACGATTGCCTTTAGCATTATTCAATCGCAAACATCCTGCTGTTGATGTATTAGAAAAAATATCTTTAGGTTTAGAAAAATTAAAGTGA
- a CDS encoding heavy metal translocating P-type ATPase has translation MTQTPSLKTQFLQVDGMDCGSCAKTIEASLQQLGGVMEASVSFATAKVKVFYDTDILSEAEIINRITALGYTVKQNSEVKPHNRDHSCNGDHDHHHTHSYESEHEHFEVASTQKLQAKIGGMDCGSCAKTVEVGLQQIVGVLQVSVSFATEKMQVSYDPQQVDEEAIYNRVRSLGYTVELTQELSCNHDQHHHQDDSVPKQIQKRDSANWKFWVNNRRGQSVILAGIGLVLGLFAQYLALPIWIARAFYGIGIVIAGYPIARAGLFELRLRRADMNLLMTISVIGAVILGDWFEAALVLFLFSLGTTLQVFTFGRTRNAISALMDLTPPTATVKRGNKEVTVGVETVQVGEILTIRPGQRVALDGVVVSGTSAIDQSPITGESIPEDKEVGDTVFAGTLNQSGFLEVKVTHTVSDTTVAKIIHLVEAAQESRAPSQQWVDRFAEVYTPIVILIAIAITLIPPLAFAQPFNVWFYRALVMLVIACPCALVISTPVSIVSAIGAATRHGVLFKGGNALEKAGHLTTLAFDKTGTITQGLPIVQKVYDFGKVSVNMVLQIAASLEQQSEHPLSKAIVAKAHEQKMELETPMNFMALPGKGIQASFGEMLYFVGNRRLFLEQDIPLSDEAESLLAEIEQLGQIPVLVGAKEGLLGAIALSDGIRLEATEAVRQLKLLGLKRLVMLSGDRTRVAGQIAQQVGITEYRAELLPEDKLQEIQQMRRDGVVGMVGDGINDAPALAAADISFAVGGIDIALETADVVIVGSDLRRLAYAIELSRRTVSVIQQNVIFSLVTKGLFLLLGTFGFVGLAVAVLADTGTSLLVTANGMRLFKSKTFDN, from the coding sequence ATGACTCAAACCCCCTCCCTCAAAACCCAGTTTTTGCAAGTTGATGGTATGGACTGCGGAAGTTGTGCCAAGACGATAGAAGCCAGTTTGCAACAGCTTGGCGGTGTAATGGAAGCTTCCGTGAGCTTTGCAACTGCAAAAGTTAAAGTTTTTTATGACACAGATATCCTCAGCGAAGCTGAAATTATCAATCGCATCACTGCTTTGGGATATACGGTTAAACAAAATAGTGAGGTCAAGCCTCATAATCGTGACCATTCCTGCAACGGCGACCACGACCATCATCATACCCACTCCTATGAGAGCGAACATGAGCATTTTGAAGTAGCTTCTACTCAAAAACTACAGGCAAAAATTGGTGGGATGGATTGTGGCAGTTGTGCCAAAACAGTTGAGGTTGGCTTACAGCAAATAGTAGGCGTTCTTCAGGTATCAGTCAGCTTTGCAACTGAAAAAATGCAAGTATCCTACGACCCGCAACAGGTCGATGAAGAGGCAATCTATAATCGAGTTCGCAGTCTGGGTTATACAGTTGAACTCACTCAAGAATTAAGCTGTAACCACGACCAGCATCACCATCAAGATGATTCAGTTCCAAAACAAATTCAAAAACGCGACTCAGCAAACTGGAAATTTTGGGTGAATAACCGCCGGGGACAAAGCGTAATTTTAGCGGGAATAGGGTTAGTTTTGGGCTTATTTGCTCAATATTTAGCGTTACCTATTTGGATAGCGCGTGCTTTTTATGGAATTGGCATCGTAATTGCAGGTTATCCTATTGCACGGGCTGGTTTGTTTGAGTTGCGCTTGCGCCGTGCCGATATGAATCTGCTGATGACCATATCAGTTATTGGGGCAGTGATTTTGGGGGACTGGTTTGAAGCAGCATTAGTCCTGTTTTTGTTTTCTTTGGGTACAACCTTGCAAGTTTTCACTTTTGGTCGCACACGCAATGCTATCAGCGCCCTTATGGATTTAACTCCACCTACTGCTACTGTGAAGCGAGGGAATAAAGAAGTTACAGTGGGCGTGGAAACTGTGCAAGTTGGTGAAATTTTGACAATTCGACCAGGACAACGCGTGGCTTTGGATGGTGTTGTTGTTTCTGGTACAAGTGCTATTGATCAATCGCCAATTACGGGAGAATCAATCCCAGAAGATAAAGAAGTTGGGGATACTGTCTTTGCGGGAACGTTGAATCAGTCTGGCTTTTTGGAAGTTAAAGTAACTCATACTGTTAGTGATACAACTGTTGCTAAAATTATCCATTTAGTAGAAGCAGCCCAAGAAAGCCGCGCTCCTTCTCAGCAGTGGGTGGATCGGTTTGCAGAAGTTTACACCCCAATTGTAATTTTGATTGCGATCGCTATTACTCTGATTCCACCTTTAGCTTTTGCTCAACCTTTTAACGTTTGGTTCTATCGGGCGTTGGTAATGTTAGTAATAGCTTGTCCTTGTGCTTTGGTGATTTCTACACCAGTTTCCATTGTTAGCGCTATTGGTGCTGCAACTCGCCACGGCGTTTTGTTCAAGGGGGGTAATGCACTGGAGAAAGCCGGACATCTAACTACTCTGGCTTTTGATAAAACTGGTACGATTACCCAAGGGTTGCCCATTGTGCAGAAGGTTTATGACTTTGGCAAGGTAAGTGTAAACATGGTGTTACAAATTGCCGCTTCACTTGAGCAACAATCAGAACATCCGCTCTCTAAGGCAATTGTAGCCAAGGCTCATGAACAAAAGATGGAGTTAGAAACACCTATGAACTTCATGGCATTACCAGGTAAGGGGATTCAGGCAAGCTTCGGTGAAATGTTATACTTTGTTGGCAATCGAAGGTTATTTTTAGAGCAAGATATTCCCTTGTCTGATGAGGCTGAATCCTTGTTGGCTGAAATTGAACAACTTGGTCAAATTCCGGTACTAGTAGGGGCAAAGGAAGGGTTATTGGGAGCTATCGCCCTTTCTGATGGTATTCGATTAGAAGCAACCGAAGCTGTGCGACAATTGAAACTGCTGGGACTAAAGCGGTTGGTAATGCTGAGTGGCGATCGCACCCGTGTTGCAGGGCAAATTGCTCAACAAGTGGGAATTACAGAGTATCGGGCTGAACTGCTACCAGAAGATAAACTCCAAGAAATTCAACAGATGCGTCGTGATGGGGTGGTAGGTATGGTTGGAGATGGTATCAACGATGCCCCAGCCCTGGCTGCTGCGGATATTAGTTTTGCGGTTGGTGGCATAGATATTGCTCTGGAAACAGCAGATGTAGTGATTGTGGGAAGCGACCTCAGACGACTTGCCTATGCCATAGAATTGAGTCGTCGCACTGTATCTGTAATTCAACAGAATGTTATCTTTTCTTTAGTAACAAAGGGGTTATTTTTGCTATTGGGAACATTTGGATTTGTTGGGTTAGCTGTAGCTGTTTTAGCCGATACAGGGACTTCCTTGTTAGTGACTGCAAATGGAATGCGACTGTTTAAAAGTAAGACTTTTGATAATTAG
- a CDS encoding DUF1257 domain-containing protein, which translates to MSHFSTVTTKLTNRECLVDALQDLQLTVQVYEKPQLLKGYYDDSEGKSAEIVVPGHTLNARADIGFLWDQEVKVYQIIHDAYETVPRLGENFFSHTLMQAYGKNMVRAKAAQLQEQLGECTITEETKGQVHTLRLAFSAHQQTQQVRR; encoded by the coding sequence ATGTCACATTTCTCAACTGTCACCACAAAATTAACTAATCGTGAATGTTTAGTTGATGCTCTACAAGATTTGCAGCTTACCGTGCAAGTTTATGAGAAACCACAATTGCTCAAAGGTTATTACGACGACTCTGAAGGCAAAAGTGCAGAGATTGTTGTCCCTGGTCATACTTTAAATGCCCGCGCAGATATCGGGTTTCTGTGGGATCAAGAAGTAAAGGTGTATCAAATCATCCATGATGCCTATGAAACAGTACCCCGACTGGGAGAAAACTTCTTTTCTCATACCCTCATGCAAGCCTACGGTAAAAACATGGTTCGCGCTAAAGCAGCACAGTTACAGGAACAGCTAGGAGAATGCACCATCACCGAAGAAACCAAGGGTCAAGTACATACCTTGCGTCTTGCATTCTCAGCACATCAACAAACTCAGCAAGTACGGAGATAA
- a CDS encoding ArsR/SmtB family transcription factor — MNKSRGKPDFEHFQHSDAPNCDAHVVHLDNVRSTQAEILATSKAKQIAEVFGILADPNRLRLLSALASQELCVCDLAALTKMTESAVCHQLRLFKAMRLVNYRREGKNVYYSLVDSYIINLYRSVEEHLEESNL, encoded by the coding sequence ATGAACAAGAGCCGGGGAAAGCCAGACTTCGAGCATTTTCAACATTCTGATGCTCCAAATTGTGACGCTCATGTAGTGCATTTAGATAATGTGCGCTCAACTCAAGCGGAAATTCTCGCAACTTCCAAGGCCAAACAGATAGCAGAAGTATTTGGGATACTTGCAGATCCAAACCGCCTACGTCTGCTATCAGCTTTGGCTTCTCAAGAGTTGTGTGTTTGTGATTTAGCTGCATTAACAAAAATGACGGAATCAGCCGTTTGTCATCAACTGCGATTGTTTAAAGCGATGCGGTTGGTGAACTATCGTCGAGAAGGTAAGAATGTCTATTACAGTTTGGTTGATAGTTACATTATTAACTTGTATCGTTCTGTAGAAGAACACTTAGAGGAATCAAATCTTTAG
- a CDS encoding IS5 family transposase (programmed frameshift), translated as MSRLPTIENPQRKPYPSDLSDAEWAILKPLLPTPKGFGHPVEVDFREILNAIFYVQRTGCQWEMLPHDLPPYTTVYGYFQKWQRKGIWQQIHDQVRHQLRQDLGRDEQSTVAIADSQSVKTTGKKGEIYGFDGGKKVKGRKRHIVVDSQGLLIGVLVTEANASERLGAVVVLHEAVDELSKLEVVWVDQGYSGENFAQAVKQVCGEKVRVEVIQRNSKSFERLPKRWIVERTFGWLNRFRRLSKDYELYTELSEAMIYGSLIRLMLKRMAS; from the exons ATGAGCCGTCTACCCACAATTGAGAATCCACAGCGTAAGCCCTACCCAAGCGATTTAAGCGATGCCGAATGGGCGATTCTCAAGCCACTTCTACCGACACCGAAAGGATTTGGGCATCCTGTAGAAGTAGACTTTCGAGAAATTCTCAATGCCATTTTTTATGTACAACGGACTGGATGTCAGTGGGAAATGCTACCCCATGACCTGCCTCCTTACACAACGGTGTATGGCTACTTTCAGAAATGGCAACGCAAAGGCATTTGGCAGCAAATTCACGATCAAGTGCGTCATCAACTACGACAAGATTTAGGACGAGATGAACAATCTACAGTAGCGATCGCTGATTCTCAGTCAGTCAAGACTACGG GAAAAAAAGGGGAGATCTACGGCTTTGATGGTGGTAAAAAGGTTAAAGGGCGTAAGCGCCATATCGTTGTAGATTCACAAGGATTGTTGATTGGTGTTTTAGTAACTGAAGCTAATGCCTCAGAACGTTTGGGTGCTGTAGTTGTACTGCATGAGGCAGTTGATGAATTATCTAAATTGGAAGTTGTTTGGGTAGATCAAGGCTATTCGGGCGAAAACTTTGCTCAAGCCGTCAAGCAAGTTTGTGGAGAAAAGGTTCGAGTTGAGGTGATTCAAAGGAACTCAAAATCTTTTGAGCGATTGCCAAAAAGATGGATTGTGGAACGGACATTTGGTTGGCTCAATCGTTTTCGCCGTTTGAGCAAGGATTACGAGTTGTACACAGAGCTAAGTGAAGCAATGATTTATGGCTCATTAATTCGTCTAATGCTCAAGCGTATGGCATCTTAA
- a CDS encoding DUF2997 domain-containing protein, with product MERAILIHFDTATGEVKIEAEGFEGLSCLEATQPFEEALGIVQGDAYGGELRTYKPESHQQLRSTNTHQHRLHQ from the coding sequence ATGGAAAGGGCAATATTGATACATTTTGACACTGCTACAGGTGAAGTAAAAATAGAAGCTGAAGGATTTGAGGGATTGTCCTGTCTAGAAGCAACCCAACCTTTTGAGGAAGCTTTGGGGATAGTGCAGGGCGATGCCTACGGCGGTGAACTACGCACTTACAAACCCGAATCCCACCAACAGCTTCGTAGCACTAACACCCATCAACACCGACTACATCAATAA
- a CDS encoding WGR domain-containing protein: MEIYLVFVDAAQNSNKFWSAKVEQENLTVEWGRVGYKSQQKVHSFGNFQQAVSKFHNLVAEKKMKGYRESQPQIDHTSDSLEIKRAIQLLEILRPYVAERQFANSNYLETLNQYLKIVPTPLGMKIIPSLIYRHVGDVDHQLSLLNSLLRNESVQGENTSESGNNRKVISLKTISKNFWRHI; encoded by the coding sequence ATGGAAATATATTTAGTATTCGTAGATGCTGCCCAGAATAGCAATAAGTTCTGGAGTGCTAAAGTTGAGCAAGAAAATTTAACTGTTGAATGGGGTCGAGTAGGCTACAAATCTCAACAAAAAGTTCACTCATTTGGTAATTTTCAACAAGCAGTTTCTAAATTTCACAATCTCGTTGCTGAAAAGAAAATGAAAGGCTACCGAGAAAGCCAGCCTCAAATTGATCATACTTCTGATTCTTTGGAAATAAAAAGAGCTATTCAATTGCTAGAAATATTACGCCCTTATGTAGCTGAAAGACAATTTGCAAATAGCAATTATTTAGAAACATTGAACCAATATCTCAAAATTGTCCCTACACCTTTGGGCATGAAAATAATCCCCTCCTTAATATACCGTCATGTAGGAGACGTAGACCACCAACTATCACTACTAAACTCTTTATTAAGAAATGAATCTGTTCAAGGTGAAAATACATCAGAATCTGGTAATAACAGGAAAGTTATCAGCTTGAAAACTATTAGTAAGAACTTTTGGAGGCATATCTAA
- a CDS encoding tetratricopeptide repeat protein → MNYIHKVVAILGITTSVLSGIPTAVYAAPESPTPIPKMNFQEYYNQGVQKLEQGNFNGAIEDFSQVVKLNPRYYEGFCLRGLAKSQLGDFQAAVIDFNQVLQLNSSHTDGYNGRGMAHAELGNLQAAITDFNQVLKIDPQSVDAYYNRGFLNYRQGNHQMAISDFNQSLKINPNLADAYGNRGLAKYALGDRKSAITDLQQAASLFQQQGDIQRYQQTQTLLQQIQK, encoded by the coding sequence ATGAACTATATTCACAAAGTTGTTGCCATTCTAGGAATAACAACTAGCGTACTGAGTGGTATACCTACTGCTGTCTATGCTGCCCCGGAATCACCAACACCTATCCCAAAGATGAATTTTCAGGAATACTATAACCAGGGGGTGCAAAAGCTGGAGCAAGGCAACTTCAACGGTGCAATAGAAGATTTTAGTCAGGTAGTAAAGTTAAATCCCCGATACTATGAAGGTTTCTGCTTGAGGGGTTTGGCCAAGTCTCAGTTAGGAGATTTTCAAGCAGCCGTTATCGACTTTAATCAAGTATTGCAACTAAATTCTAGCCATACAGATGGTTACAATGGTCGTGGAATGGCTCATGCAGAACTGGGAAATCTTCAAGCTGCTATTACCGACTTTAATCAGGTACTCAAAATTGATCCGCAGTCTGTAGATGCTTATTACAATAGAGGTTTTTTGAATTATAGACAGGGAAATCATCAGATGGCGATTTCAGATTTTAACCAATCACTCAAAATCAATCCCAACTTAGCTGATGCCTATGGTAACAGAGGACTGGCTAAATATGCTTTAGGCGATCGCAAAAGTGCTATTACCGATTTACAGCAAGCTGCAAGTCTGTTTCAACAGCAAGGAGATATTCAGAGGTATCAGCAAACACAAACTCTGCTTCAGCAAATTCAGAAGTAA
- the ssb gene encoding single-stranded DNA-binding protein — protein sequence MTQQYVNKVDLVGRVGQTPDVRYFESGAMKTSLTLAVKPPYRSENPLWFDLELWGNIAQVAADWVQQGSTIGITGEIVFDRWIDKNTDEPRQKPIIRVSNLELISSAQRKDSNETSEDQDSIIRADL from the coding sequence ATGACTCAGCAATACGTCAATAAAGTTGATTTAGTTGGTCGCGTTGGTCAAACACCTGATGTTCGCTATTTTGAATCAGGTGCAATGAAAACATCCCTAACTCTTGCTGTCAAACCTCCCTACAGAAGTGAAAATCCCCTCTGGTTTGATTTAGAACTTTGGGGAAATATTGCACAAGTTGCAGCAGACTGGGTTCAACAAGGTTCAACCATTGGTATCACCGGGGAAATAGTCTTCGACAGATGGATAGATAAAAACACAGACGAACCCAGACAAAAACCCATAATTCGTGTCAGTAATCTAGAACTGATCAGTTCTGCTCAACGTAAGGACTCGAATGAAACCAGTGAAGACCAAGATTCCATAATTAGAGCTGATTTGTAA
- a CDS encoding Nramp family divalent metal transporter, whose protein sequence is MTIPENKPSLPEVHRSIRVPNTNSFWRKMLAYAGPGYLVSVGYIDPGNWATDIAGGSKFGYTLLTVILLSNLMAILLQSLCVRLGVATGRDLAQACRDYFSPKVSFCLWVLCEIAIAACDLAELLGSAIALQLLFGIPLLWGVCITALDILVLLILQHKGFRYTEALVTMLVATVGICFAAELLFSRPDMGGIMLGYLPKKEILQNPEMLYIAIGILGATVMPHNLYLHSSIVQTRDWQPTSEKRWEAIKFGTIDSTFALSLALFINSAILIVSAATFHFSGNQNVAEIQDAYKLLSPLLGVSAASAIFGIALLASGQSSTLTATLAGQIVMEGFLQFRLPSWLRRLVTRLLAIIPALITIIIFGEHSTSSLIVLSQVILSLQLPFAVIPLVIFTSNRRLMGEFVNPLWLKSLSWLVAIVIVGLNVWLLLQSILGWLNLN, encoded by the coding sequence ATGACTATTCCAGAAAACAAACCCAGTTTACCTGAAGTTCATCGTAGTATTAGAGTCCCTAACACCAATAGCTTTTGGCGCAAAATGCTGGCTTATGCAGGGCCAGGGTATCTAGTTTCAGTCGGATATATAGACCCCGGAAACTGGGCAACAGATATTGCTGGGGGGTCTAAGTTTGGCTATACCTTGTTGACAGTCATTCTGTTGTCGAATCTGATGGCGATATTGCTGCAATCGCTGTGTGTGCGTTTGGGTGTGGCTACGGGGCGAGATTTGGCACAGGCTTGTCGGGATTATTTCAGTCCAAAAGTGAGCTTTTGCTTGTGGGTATTATGTGAGATTGCGATCGCTGCTTGTGATTTGGCAGAATTATTAGGAAGTGCGATCGCTCTGCAATTATTATTCGGTATTCCCTTATTATGGGGCGTATGTATCACCGCACTGGATATCCTGGTATTACTAATTTTACAACATAAAGGCTTTCGCTATACAGAAGCTTTGGTAACAATGCTAGTAGCAACTGTAGGCATCTGTTTTGCAGCAGAACTTCTTTTCTCTCGACCTGATATGGGGGGGATAATGTTGGGATATCTGCCCAAAAAAGAAATTTTACAAAACCCAGAAATGCTCTACATTGCTATAGGTATTTTAGGGGCAACAGTGATGCCTCATAACTTATATTTACATTCTTCTATTGTGCAAACACGTGATTGGCAACCAACTTCTGAAAAAAGATGGGAAGCGATTAAATTTGGCACAATTGATTCAACTTTCGCTTTATCCTTAGCACTGTTTATTAACTCAGCAATTTTAATTGTATCTGCTGCAACATTTCATTTTTCTGGAAATCAGAATGTAGCAGAAATACAAGATGCTTACAAACTACTTTCACCATTGTTAGGGGTTAGTGCTGCTAGTGCTATTTTTGGGATCGCTTTACTTGCTTCCGGTCAAAGTTCAACGCTGACTGCAACATTGGCTGGACAAATAGTCATGGAAGGCTTTTTACAATTTCGTCTTCCGTCCTGGTTACGGCGTTTAGTTACCCGTCTGCTTGCTATCATTCCAGCATTGATCACAATTATTATCTTTGGGGAACATAGCACCAGTAGTTTGATAGTTTTAAGTCAAGTTATCCTCAGTTTACAGTTACCCTTTGCAGTGATTCCTTTGGTGATATTTACGAGTAACCGTCGCTTAATGGGTGAGTTTGTCAATCCGTTATGGCTTAAATCTTTATCGTGGCTGGTCGCTATTGTTATCGTTGGTCTAAATGTTTGGTTGCTATTACAAAGTATTTTGGGTTGGTTGAATTTAAATTGA
- a CDS encoding AAA family ATPase: MKLSNLITTIDSQIPIVALEVLSPEEATIIQWLTTEVMDKLNSPVYFWNLGVSSLEQCLIADDGGLVFKSVETYKKPPHIDPLIYVFEYINNFEGNGVFILGDIHPFVGKNSLQLSWEVLTRVKNLYHRLKPTEKRIVLLGQNIQLHESLLRLIPCCEVPLPSIEQIQDHLESYLLYLQESASEQEVNFKVSLTTEDKETLARAALGLTLEEISDFLRLTVKERLTSQGIVIDGTIIALVVEYKTRLLAQMGIELGKPTTIPFGGLDLLRDWLQRRRRLFSQEARSLNLPQPKGVLLAGPPGTGKSIVAKNIATILNLPLLQLDIASMLGSLVGESEGNVRRALSTAEAIAPCVLWIDEVEKALSANGDTSGVSQRILGNILTFMSECTAGVFVVATCNDPTALPIEFKRKGRFDENFFVDLPTEIERCQILRIHLGRYGIKVPEEYLEAIAASTNKFSGAELETLASEAALLAFDEGRPQQVTLADLENCQRNITPLAVQDAAAVERMQSWSKVARPASSPVQVSKRSLRTSKFRTN; this comes from the coding sequence ATGAAACTATCAAACCTAATTACCACCATTGACTCTCAAATACCCATTGTGGCTTTAGAGGTTCTATCTCCTGAAGAAGCCACTATCATTCAATGGTTAACTACTGAAGTCATGGATAAACTCAACAGTCCTGTGTATTTCTGGAATTTAGGAGTATCCAGCTTAGAACAATGTCTGATTGCTGATGACGGTGGACTGGTATTCAAATCAGTCGAGACTTATAAAAAGCCTCCTCACATAGACCCTTTAATATATGTATTCGAGTACATCAACAATTTTGAGGGGAATGGGGTGTTCATTTTGGGAGATATTCACCCTTTTGTGGGCAAAAACTCCCTGCAATTAAGTTGGGAAGTTCTTACCAGAGTCAAGAACTTGTATCATCGTCTCAAACCAACTGAAAAGCGCATTGTACTTCTGGGTCAAAATATTCAACTCCATGAATCTTTATTGAGGCTTATTCCTTGCTGTGAAGTTCCTTTACCCAGCATTGAGCAAATTCAAGACCACTTAGAATCATATCTGCTGTATTTACAAGAATCTGCCAGTGAGCAAGAGGTGAATTTTAAAGTTTCTCTGACCACTGAAGATAAAGAAACCTTAGCAAGAGCAGCATTAGGATTAACTTTGGAAGAAATTAGCGACTTTCTGCGGTTGACTGTGAAGGAACGATTAACTTCTCAAGGCATTGTGATTGATGGTACAATCATTGCCTTAGTGGTTGAATACAAAACCCGACTATTAGCTCAAATGGGTATCGAACTGGGTAAACCCACAACAATACCTTTTGGCGGTTTGGATTTACTGCGGGATTGGCTGCAACGCCGTCGTCGGTTGTTTTCCCAAGAAGCGCGATCGCTCAATTTACCCCAACCTAAAGGAGTGCTACTAGCGGGACCACCAGGAACAGGTAAATCAATAGTAGCGAAGAATATTGCCACCATCCTCAATCTTCCATTGTTGCAACTAGACATTGCCTCAATGCTTGGTAGCCTAGTGGGAGAATCTGAAGGCAATGTCCGCCGCGCACTCAGTACAGCAGAAGCGATCGCTCCCTGTGTCCTGTGGATTGATGAGGTAGAAAAGGCACTTTCCGCTAATGGCGATACTTCTGGGGTTTCGCAAAGGATTCTGGGAAATATCCTCACCTTCATGTCTGAATGTACGGCGGGGGTGTTTGTGGTGGCGACCTGTAATGATCCGACTGCTTTACCGATTGAGTTCAAGCGCAAAGGGCGGTTTGATGAGAATTTCTTTGTTGATCTACCCACAGAAATAGAACGTTGTCAAATTCTCAGGATTCATCTGGGACGCTACGGTATAAAAGTTCCTGAAGAGTATCTGGAAGCGATCGCTGCTAGTACCAACAAGTTTAGCGGTGCTGAATTGGAAACTCTAGCCTCAGAAGCCGCACTACTGGCTTTTGATGAAGGAAGACCGCAGCAGGTGACACTAGCTGATTTAGAAAATTGCCAGCGAAATATTACGCCTTTAGCTGTTCAAGATGCTGCTGCTGTTGAGCGGATGCAGTCTTGGTCAAAGGTGGCACGACCAGCTTCTAGTCCTGTGCAGGTTTCCAAGAGAAGTCTTCGTACCTCTAAATTCCGTACCAATTAG
- a CDS encoding ParB/RepB/Spo0J family partition protein: MTTNKKDQPYTSQLKGVAALLGDSVYPTEDATTTPHTISIDSIKLPNSQPRRYFDPEKLEQLVISVKEHGILEPLLVRPLEAGQYELVAGERRYRAALKVGLKEIPVVVRELNDREALQLSLVENLIREDLNPIEETEGILQLLSLRLNQDTDNVVSLLYRMQNEAKGKVTQNVLGSEDSEAIEAVFDALGMISWESFVSSRLPLLKLPEDVLDALRKGEIEYTKATAIARVKDLAQRTALLEVTIADNLSLTQINERIKASRQVHPEPPSLKNRYKEASSQLQKAKIWENPKKQKALEKLLAQIEALLVEE; encoded by the coding sequence GTGACTACCAATAAAAAAGACCAACCTTATACCAGCCAATTAAAAGGCGTAGCTGCGTTGCTTGGAGATAGCGTTTACCCAACTGAAGATGCTACTACCACCCCGCATACAATTTCTATTGACTCTATCAAACTGCCTAATTCTCAGCCCCGGCGCTACTTTGATCCAGAAAAGCTAGAACAACTGGTAATATCAGTTAAAGAACACGGTATTTTAGAGCCTCTGTTAGTCCGTCCTCTAGAAGCAGGACAATATGAGTTAGTTGCAGGAGAGCGACGCTACCGAGCCGCCCTGAAAGTAGGACTAAAAGAAATACCTGTTGTTGTTAGAGAACTCAACGATAGAGAAGCCTTGCAGTTATCCCTTGTTGAAAACCTGATTCGAGAAGATTTGAACCCAATCGAAGAAACTGAAGGTATACTTCAGCTTTTAAGTTTGAGGTTAAATCAGGATACTGATAACGTGGTTTCACTTCTCTACCGAATGCAAAATGAGGCTAAAGGTAAAGTTACCCAAAACGTTTTGGGTAGTGAAGATTCCGAAGCAATAGAAGCTGTATTTGATGCCTTGGGAATGATAAGTTGGGAATCTTTTGTCAGCAGTCGTCTACCATTACTGAAACTGCCAGAAGATGTCCTAGATGCTTTGCGAAAAGGTGAGATTGAATATACCAAAGCCACTGCGATCGCTCGCGTCAAAGATTTAGCACAACGAACTGCACTACTAGAGGTGACGATAGCAGACAATTTATCACTAACTCAGATTAACGAAAGAATTAAAGCAAGTCGTCAGGTACACCCAGAACCACCTTCACTCAAAAACCGTTATAAGGAAGCATCAAGTCAATTACAAAAAGCGAAGATTTGGGAAAATCCTAAAAAGCAAAAAGCTTTGGAAAAACTGCTGGCGCAGATAGAAGCACTGTTAGTAGAGGAATAA